A portion of the Anthonomus grandis grandis chromosome 19, icAntGran1.3, whole genome shotgun sequence genome contains these proteins:
- the LOC126747281 gene encoding uncharacterized protein LOC126747281 produces the protein MEEMSSRFILCSWLLVTICRCHNVVPREVDTLTPGQMLEKEFGMNLEQRKKYFLELFDKGNEEAKKRMEVEKAEAKKKIPVVMDKFRADLEENGEWVFQEVEKYKKSENPDLTCISAHIKDISAVSLKISTDVHQCIEKNLMKE, from the exons ATGGAAGAAATGTCGTCGCGATTCATCTTGTGCTCGTGGTTGCTCGTAACGATTTGCCGTTGCCACAATGTGGTGCCGAGGGAAGTGGATACGCTCACGCCCGGTCAAATGTTGGAAAAGGAGTTCGGCATGAATCTGGAACAGAGAAAGAAGTACTTCCTCGAGTTGTTCGACAAGGGGAACGAGGAGGCGAAAAAGCGAATGGAGGTGGAAAAAGCGGAGGCGAAGAAGAAGATCCCGGTGGTGATGGACAAGTTTAGGGCCGACTTGGAGGAGAATGGCGAGTGGGTGTTCCAAGAGGTGGAAAAGTACAAGAAAAGCG AAAACCCCGATCTGACCTGCATTAGCGCCCACATAAAAGACATCTCGGCGGTATCGCTAAAAATTTCCACAGACGTGCATCAGTGCATCGAAAAAAACTTGATGAAGGAATAG